The following proteins are co-located in the Papaver somniferum cultivar HN1 unplaced genomic scaffold, ASM357369v1 unplaced-scaffold_128, whole genome shotgun sequence genome:
- the LOC113331779 gene encoding exocyst complex component SEC6-like, whose amino-acid sequence MVREDCGIEAKEAAVREAYKLLPLPELLASISSWIKSRYIARQQQMMHLSTMLAEQVDQTRSALEALSLSISKDHKQSSSLHGNYADIKKMSRE is encoded by the exons ATGGTTAGAGAAGATTGTGGAATCGAAGCTAAAGAAGCTGCAGTTCGTGAGGCGTATAAATTGTTACCCCTCCCTGAACTCTTAGCATCAATTTCTTCTTGGATCAAGTCTCGTTACATAGCTCGCCAACAG CAAATGATGCACCTCAGTACAATGCTTGCAGAGCAG GTGGATCAGACACGGTCTGCGCTAGAAGCACTTTCCTTATCTATCTCAAAAGACCATAAACAGTCTAGTAGTCTACATGGAAACTATGCTGACATCAAGAA GATGTCGAGGGAATGA
- the LOC113332043 gene encoding protein MIZU-KUSSEI 1-like, translated as MASPHVGSDQAPFMGEPNSTSTTKENPSDNSTAPPTPPPLPPRPSVSLVEPHHKKKQKRVFRVFRSVFRSFPIITPMCKLPIIHSTLTEGHRVVAGSRITGTLFGYRKGRVSLSIQEAPKCLPTLVLELAIQTFVLQKEMTAGMVRIALECEKRAEKDKMKLLDEPLWTMYCNGKKSGYGVKRDATEEDLHIMELLKAVSMGAGVLPGNLEDEGPDGELAYMRAHFERVVGSKDSETLYMLSPDGNNGPELSIFFVRI; from the coding sequence atgGCTTCTCCCCATGTTGGTTCTGATCAGGCACCTTTCATGGGGGAGCCTAATTCTACTTCTACCACCAAGGAAAACCCATCGGATAATTCAACAGCTCCACCAACACCTCCACCGCTGCCACCGCGACCATCCGTCTCATTAGTCGAACCACACCATAAGAAGAAACAGAAAAGAGTTTTTCGAGTTTTCCGTTCAGTTTTTCGATCATTTCCTATCATCACACCGATGTGTAAACTTCCTATTATACATAGTACATTGACCGAAGGTCACCGGGTTGTTGCGGGTTCACGAATAACCGGTACGTTGTTTGGGTATCGAAAAGGTAGAGTAAGTTTATCTATACAAGAAGCTCCCAAATGCTTACCTACATTGGTTCTAGAATTAGCCATTCAAACTTTTGTATTACAGAAGGAAATGACCGCTGGTATGGTAAGAATAGCACTGGAATGTGAAAAAAGAGCTGAAAAGGATAAAATGAAATTGCTTGATGAACCACTATGGACCATGTATTGTAATGGGAAAAAGAGTGGCTATGGCGTTAAGAGGGATGCGACCGAGGAAGATCTCCATATAATGGAGCTTCTAAAGGCTGTATCGATGGGCGCTGGTGTCTTGCCTGGGAATCTAGAGGACGAAGGTCCTGACGGTGAACTGGCATACATGCGTGCCCATTTCGAACGTGTCGTGGGATCAAAGGATTCAGAGACTTTGTACATGTTAAGCCCAGATGGCAACAACGGGCCTGAACTCAGCATATTCTTCGTAAGAATTTGA